A region of Crenobacter cavernae DNA encodes the following proteins:
- the carA gene encoding glutamine-hydrolyzing carbamoyl-phosphate synthase small subunit has product MSTVPAILALADGTLFTGSAIGATGHTVGEVVFNTAITGYQEILTDPSYTRQIVTLTYPHIGNVGANSEDTESRAVFAAGLIIRDLPLLHSNFRAEVSLSDYLKQHNVVAIADIDTRKLTRLLREKGAQAGCIMAGDDIDPARAVELAKGFGSMAGQDLAKVVSCTEPYAWTDREWRLGQGYTAQTEPKYHVVAYDFGVKHNILRMLAERGCKLTVVPAETPAKDVLALNPDGVFLSNGPGDPEPCDYAIAAIKEIVETRLPVFGICLGHQLLGLATGGQTSKMKFGHHGANHPVQDLDSGRVMITSQNHGFQVDETSLPANVRVTHRSLFDGTVQGIALTDRPAFSFQGHPEASPGPEDVAYLFDRFIKAMDDKA; this is encoded by the coding sequence GTGTCAACCGTACCCGCGATCCTTGCCTTGGCTGACGGTACCCTCTTTACCGGCAGTGCCATCGGAGCCACCGGCCACACCGTCGGCGAAGTGGTGTTCAACACCGCCATCACCGGGTATCAGGAGATCCTCACCGATCCGTCCTACACCAGGCAGATCGTTACCCTGACCTACCCCCATATCGGCAACGTCGGCGCGAATTCGGAAGATACCGAGTCCCGCGCCGTTTTTGCGGCCGGCCTGATCATCCGTGATCTGCCGTTGCTGCACAGCAACTTCCGCGCCGAAGTGTCGCTGTCCGATTACCTGAAACAGCACAATGTCGTCGCGATCGCCGACATCGACACGCGCAAGCTGACCCGCCTGCTGCGCGAAAAAGGCGCGCAGGCCGGCTGCATCATGGCCGGCGACGACATCGATCCGGCGCGCGCGGTCGAACTGGCCAAGGGCTTCGGCTCGATGGCCGGCCAGGACCTCGCCAAGGTCGTCAGCTGCACCGAGCCGTACGCGTGGACCGACCGCGAATGGCGCCTCGGCCAGGGCTACACCGCCCAGACCGAGCCGAAATACCACGTGGTCGCCTACGACTTCGGCGTGAAGCACAACATCCTGCGCATGTTGGCCGAGCGCGGCTGCAAGCTGACCGTGGTCCCGGCCGAGACCCCCGCGAAGGACGTGCTGGCGCTCAATCCGGACGGCGTGTTCCTGTCGAACGGCCCGGGCGACCCCGAGCCGTGCGACTACGCGATCGCTGCGATCAAGGAGATCGTCGAGACCCGCCTGCCGGTGTTCGGCATCTGCCTCGGTCACCAGCTCTTGGGCCTGGCGACTGGCGGCCAGACGTCGAAGATGAAGTTCGGCCACCACGGTGCGAACCACCCGGTGCAGGACCTCGATTCCGGCCGCGTGATGATCACCAGCCAGAACCACGGCTTCCAGGTCGACGAGACCAGCCTGCCGGCCAACGTGCGCGTCACGCACCGCTCGCTGTTCGACGGCACCGTGCAGGGCATCGCGCTGACCGACCGCCCGGCGTTCTCCTTCCAGGGCCACCCGGAAGCGAGCCCGGGCCCGGAAGACGTCGCCTACCTGTTCGACCGCTTCATCAAGGCGATGGACGACAAGGCTTAA
- the tsaE gene encoding tRNA (adenosine(37)-N6)-threonylcarbamoyltransferase complex ATPase subunit type 1 TsaE yields the protein MNDNSLESGHLTDEAATLALGGAFARAVAPGTVIYLEGELGAGKTTFTRGLMRGLGHQGRVKSPTYTLVESYPLGTLTVHHFDLYRMADPEEWEDAGFRELFDEASVCLVEWPDKAAGLVPPPDIVLSLVIDGDARRYHLHAITPIGHACLNRLSTPRAGA from the coding sequence ATGAATGATAACAGCCTCGAGTCCGGTCACCTCACCGACGAAGCCGCCACGCTGGCCTTGGGCGGCGCGTTCGCCCGCGCCGTCGCGCCGGGCACGGTAATCTATCTCGAAGGCGAGCTGGGCGCCGGCAAGACGACGTTCACGCGCGGCCTGATGCGCGGCCTCGGCCACCAGGGCCGGGTGAAGAGCCCGACCTACACGCTGGTCGAGAGCTACCCGTTGGGTACGCTTACGGTGCACCACTTCGACCTCTACCGCATGGCCGACCCCGAGGAATGGGAAGACGCCGGCTTTCGCGAACTGTTCGACGAGGCGAGCGTCTGTCTGGTCGAGTGGCCGGACAAGGCCGCAGGCCTCGTGCCGCCGCCCGACATCGTGCTGTCGCTCGTCATCGACGGTGACGCCCGCCGCTACCACCTCCACGCAATCACACCGATCGGACACGCATGCCTGAATCGACTTTCGACCCCGCGCGCCGGCGCCTAG
- the murI gene encoding glutamate racemase, producing MNTMDCRPIGVFDSGVGGLTVVRALMDRLPFENIVYFGDTARVPYGVKSVGTIEQFTQQIVEFLLKREVKALIIACNTIAAVAADRVRQMAGGIPVLDVIEAGALAAVEATKTGDIGVIATSTTVNSNAYARAIHHLNPNTRVYSQACPLFVPLVEEGWLDHEVTRLTALEYMKSVLVEDVDTVVLGCTHYPLLKPLLTDVTEGRITLVDSAVTTAEATAQRLAEAGLLNRSRGVPDYHFYVSDIPLRFQTIGERFLGRSMRDLEMVKLG from the coding sequence ATGAATACGATGGACTGCCGCCCGATCGGGGTGTTCGATTCCGGCGTCGGCGGGCTGACGGTGGTGCGGGCGTTGATGGACCGCCTGCCGTTCGAGAACATCGTCTACTTCGGCGACACCGCGCGCGTGCCCTACGGCGTGAAGTCGGTCGGCACGATCGAGCAGTTCACGCAGCAGATCGTCGAATTCCTGCTCAAGCGCGAGGTGAAGGCGCTGATCATCGCGTGCAACACCATCGCCGCGGTCGCCGCCGACCGCGTGCGCCAGATGGCCGGCGGCATCCCGGTGCTCGACGTGATCGAGGCCGGCGCGCTCGCCGCCGTCGAGGCGACCAAGACCGGCGACATCGGCGTGATCGCGACGTCTACCACGGTCAACAGCAACGCCTACGCGCGCGCCATCCATCACCTGAACCCGAATACCCGCGTCTACTCGCAGGCGTGTCCGCTGTTCGTGCCGCTGGTCGAAGAGGGCTGGCTCGACCACGAGGTCACGCGGCTGACCGCGCTCGAATACATGAAGTCGGTGCTGGTCGAGGATGTCGACACCGTCGTGCTCGGCTGCACGCACTACCCGCTGCTCAAACCGCTGCTGACCGACGTGACCGAAGGCCGCATCACGCTGGTCGACTCGGCGGTGACGACGGCCGAGGCGACCGCGCAGAGGTTGGCCGAAGCCGGCCTGTTGAACCGCTCGCGCGGCGTGCCCGACTACCACTTCTACGTGTCCGACATCCCCTTGCGCTTCCAGACCATAGGCGAGCGCTTTCTCGGCCGCAGCATGCGCGACCTGGAGATGGTCAAGCTCGGTTAG
- a CDS encoding acyl-CoA dehydrogenase, giving the protein MIYHAPLKDMLFVLGELAELPAVCALPGYEECSVELTEAILDEAAKFAENVLAPTNRAGDAGSRLVDGEVKTPDAFKAAWREYVDAGWIGLRAPQDFGGQGLPALVALATEEMWCSANLAFSLAPMLTLGTVEAFAQHASDELKNIYLPKLASGEWTGTMNLTEPQAGSDLAQVRTRAVPQPDGSYKITGQKIFITWGDHDLADNIVHLVLARLPDAPEGVKGISLFVVPKFLVGEDGSVGARNDVRCVSLEHKMGIHGSPTAVMSYGDNGGAAGYLVGEANKGLTYMFTMMNHARLGVGVEGLALSERAYQKAVEYARDRVQSRDIAGADATPVAIIQHPDVRRMLLTMRAQIEAQRALTCVAATALDRASRHPDPEEKARNQALVNFLIPIVKGWNTEAANDITSLALQVHGGMGYIEETGVAQYYRDARITAIYEGTTGIQALDLIGRKTAADGGRVARTLIGEVCRTAEALSADAQMQPLADELLRNARLAEACVAYVVDEFARDARRPAAGSVAYLKFFGLLLGGWQMGRAALIAKERLAEDGADVSFLNAKRATAVFFGAHLLPQAAAYAETVLKGADSVLAFDEAAF; this is encoded by the coding sequence ATGATCTATCACGCCCCCCTTAAGGACATGCTGTTCGTGCTGGGCGAGCTGGCCGAGCTGCCGGCCGTGTGCGCCTTGCCCGGCTACGAGGAGTGCAGCGTCGAGTTGACCGAGGCGATCCTCGACGAGGCCGCCAAGTTCGCCGAGAACGTGCTCGCGCCGACCAACCGCGCCGGCGACGCCGGCAGCCGCCTCGTCGACGGCGAAGTGAAGACGCCGGACGCGTTCAAGGCCGCGTGGCGCGAATACGTCGACGCCGGCTGGATCGGCCTGAGGGCGCCGCAGGACTTCGGCGGCCAGGGCCTGCCGGCGCTGGTCGCGCTCGCCACCGAGGAGATGTGGTGCTCGGCCAACCTCGCGTTCTCGCTGGCGCCGATGCTGACGCTCGGCACGGTAGAGGCCTTCGCACAGCACGCGAGCGACGAACTGAAAAACATCTACCTGCCCAAACTCGCCAGCGGCGAGTGGACCGGCACGATGAACCTGACCGAGCCGCAGGCCGGCTCCGACCTCGCTCAGGTGCGCACCCGCGCCGTGCCGCAGCCCGACGGCAGCTACAAGATCACCGGCCAGAAGATCTTCATCACCTGGGGCGACCACGACCTCGCAGACAACATCGTCCACCTGGTGCTCGCGCGCCTGCCGGACGCGCCCGAAGGGGTGAAGGGCATCTCGCTGTTCGTGGTGCCCAAGTTCTTGGTGGGCGAAGACGGCAGCGTCGGCGCGCGCAACGACGTGCGCTGCGTGTCGCTCGAGCACAAGATGGGTATCCACGGCAGCCCGACCGCGGTGATGAGCTACGGCGACAACGGCGGCGCGGCGGGGTATCTGGTCGGCGAGGCGAACAAGGGCCTCACCTACATGTTCACGATGATGAACCACGCGCGGCTCGGCGTCGGCGTCGAGGGGCTGGCGCTGTCCGAGCGCGCCTACCAGAAGGCGGTCGAGTACGCGCGCGACCGCGTGCAGAGCCGCGACATCGCCGGTGCCGACGCGACCCCGGTCGCGATCATCCAGCACCCGGACGTGCGCCGCATGCTGCTGACGATGAGGGCGCAGATCGAGGCGCAGCGCGCGCTGACCTGCGTCGCCGCGACTGCGCTGGATAGGGCGAGCCGTCACCCTGACCCGGAAGAGAAGGCGCGCAACCAGGCGCTGGTGAATTTCCTGATCCCCATCGTCAAGGGCTGGAACACCGAGGCGGCCAACGACATCACCAGCCTGGCGCTGCAGGTGCACGGCGGCATGGGCTACATCGAGGAGACCGGCGTCGCGCAGTACTACCGCGACGCGCGCATCACCGCGATCTACGAGGGCACGACCGGCATCCAGGCGCTCGACCTGATCGGCCGCAAGACCGCCGCCGACGGCGGCCGGGTCGCACGCACGCTGATCGGCGAGGTGTGCCGCACCGCCGAGGCGCTGTCTGCCGACGCCCAAATGCAGCCGCTCGCCGACGAGCTGCTGAGGAACGCCAGGTTGGCCGAGGCCTGCGTCGCCTACGTCGTCGACGAGTTCGCGCGCGACGCGCGCCGCCCGGCCGCCGGATCGGTCGCCTACCTCAAGTTCTTCGGTCTGCTGCTCGGCGGCTGGCAGATGGGCCGCGCGGCGCTGATCGCCAAGGAAAGGTTGGCCGAGGACGGTGCCGACGTATCGTTCCTCAACGCCAAGCGCGCGACCGCGGTCTTCTTCGGCGCGCACCTGCTGCCGCAGGCGGCGGCGTACGCCGAGACGGTGCTCAAGGGCGCCGATTCGGTGCTCGCCTTCGACGAAGCGGCGTTCTGA
- a CDS encoding electron transfer flavoprotein subunit beta/FixA family protein gives MKALVAVKRVVDFNVKVRAKADGSDVDIANVKMSMNPFDEIAVEEAVRLKEAGKVSEVVVVSLGVKGCEETLRTALAMGADRAVHVETDAQLEPLAVAKLLKAIADKEQPQLVIVGKQAIDDDANQTGQMLAALLGWPQGTFASKVEVAGGAIAVTREVDGGLETVELKLPALVTTDLRLNEPRYVKLPNIMAAKKKPLDKLSVEALGVDITPRLTVLKVAEPAGRKAGIKVANAAELVAKLKNEAKVL, from the coding sequence ATGAAAGCGCTGGTCGCCGTCAAACGCGTGGTGGACTTCAACGTCAAGGTCCGCGCCAAGGCCGATGGTTCCGATGTGGACATCGCCAACGTCAAAATGTCCATGAACCCCTTCGACGAAATCGCCGTCGAGGAAGCCGTGCGGCTGAAAGAAGCCGGCAAGGTGAGCGAAGTGGTCGTCGTCTCGCTCGGCGTGAAAGGCTGCGAGGAAACGCTGCGCACCGCGCTGGCGATGGGCGCTGACCGCGCCGTGCACGTCGAGACCGACGCGCAACTCGAACCGCTGGCCGTCGCCAAGTTGCTCAAGGCTATAGCCGACAAGGAGCAACCGCAGCTCGTCATCGTCGGCAAGCAGGCGATCGACGACGACGCCAACCAGACCGGCCAGATGCTGGCCGCGCTGCTCGGCTGGCCGCAGGGCACCTTCGCGTCCAAGGTCGAAGTGGCCGGCGGCGCGATCGCCGTCACCCGCGAGGTCGACGGCGGCCTCGAGACCGTAGAGCTGAAACTGCCGGCGCTGGTCACCACCGACCTGCGCCTGAACGAGCCGCGCTACGTGAAGCTGCCGAACATCATGGCCGCCAAGAAGAAGCCGCTCGACAAGCTGAGCGTCGAAGCGCTCGGCGTCGACATCACGCCGCGCCTGACCGTGCTCAAGGTCGCCGAGCCGGCGGGCCGCAAGGCCGGCATCAAGGTGGCGAACGCCGCCGAGCTGGTCGCCAAACTGAAAAACGAAGCGAAGGTGCTCTGA
- the leuE gene encoding leucine efflux protein LeuE, whose protein sequence is MFGVTDLATYVLGTIAIILLPGPNSLYVLSVAAQRGVKKGYQGACGIFLGDFILMVLSATGVAGVLKANPGLFFVLKYAGAAYLAWVGIQMLIGAYKRLRHPQGLAEVAAGKVDSSDPFRKALVISLLNPKAILFFVSFFIQFVDPGYPHPVLTFAVLGVIVQTFSALYLTAVIFIGVRVADEFRRRQRLAASMSGGVGAMFIGFGAKLATASMN, encoded by the coding sequence ATGTTCGGCGTCACCGACCTGGCCACCTACGTTCTGGGAACGATCGCGATCATCCTGCTGCCGGGGCCCAACTCGCTGTACGTGCTGTCGGTGGCGGCGCAGCGCGGCGTGAAGAAGGGCTACCAGGGGGCCTGTGGCATCTTTCTGGGCGACTTCATCCTGATGGTGCTGTCGGCGACCGGCGTGGCCGGTGTGCTGAAGGCCAACCCGGGGCTGTTCTTCGTCCTGAAGTACGCCGGCGCGGCCTATCTCGCGTGGGTCGGCATCCAGATGCTGATCGGCGCGTACAAGCGCCTGCGCCATCCGCAAGGGTTGGCCGAGGTCGCCGCGGGCAAGGTCGACAGCAGCGACCCGTTCAGGAAGGCGCTCGTCATCAGCCTGTTGAACCCGAAGGCGATCCTGTTCTTTGTGTCCTTCTTCATCCAGTTCGTCGACCCGGGCTATCCGCATCCGGTGCTCACCTTCGCGGTGCTGGGCGTCATCGTGCAGACCTTCAGCGCGCTGTACCTGACCGCCGTGATCTTCATCGGCGTGCGCGTGGCCGACGAATTCCGACGCCGCCAGAGGCTCGCCGCCTCGATGAGCGGCGGCGTCGGCGCAATGTTTATCGGCTTTGGCGCCAAGCTCGCCACCGCCAGCATGAATTAA
- a CDS encoding MaoC family dehydratase: MKVYFEDIQLGDFAEYAKTVTEADILMFAAVSGDDNPVHINQEYAETTPFKSRIAHGMLTASFISTILGTRLPGEGCIYLSQSTRFKAAVKIGDTVHAKATVIELDPAKKRVKLATECRVRDTVVLDGESLVIAPSRG; encoded by the coding sequence GTGAAAGTGTACTTCGAAGACATCCAGTTGGGCGATTTTGCCGAATACGCCAAGACCGTCACCGAGGCCGACATCCTGATGTTCGCCGCGGTTTCGGGCGACGACAACCCGGTCCACATCAACCAGGAATACGCCGAAACGACGCCGTTCAAGTCGCGCATCGCGCACGGCATGCTGACCGCGAGCTTCATCTCGACCATCCTCGGCACGCGGCTGCCGGGCGAAGGCTGCATCTACCTGTCGCAGTCGACGCGCTTCAAGGCGGCGGTGAAGATCGGCGACACGGTGCACGCGAAGGCGACGGTGATCGAGCTCGACCCGGCCAAGAAACGCGTGAAGCTCGCGACCGAGTGCCGCGTGCGCGACACCGTGGTGCTCGACGGCGAATCGCTGGTGATCGCTCCGTCGCGCGGCTGA
- the queG gene encoding tRNA epoxyqueuosine(34) reductase QueG has protein sequence MQEAIENPPNYRELAEQIKAWARELGFADARIGPATLPDGVEPRLEAWLAEGCHGEMAYMEQHGLKRARPYELVPGTLSVISVRMNYWPGAARDAEAVLGDGNAAYLSRYALGRDYHKVLRNRLQALAERVEAAIGGYGYRVFTDSAPVMEVEAAQQAGLGWRGKHTLLINREQGSLFFLGELFTDLPLPADAPTEEGHCGRCKRCLDVCPTGAIVAPYKVDARRCISYLTIELKGAIPEELRPLIGNRVYGCDDCQLVCPWNRFAIDSAEADFAVRHGLDDVSLVELFAWSEEEFKQKMAGSPIYRIGYEKWLSNLAIGLGNAPTSDAVIAALKTRLDSPSMPVSEHVRWALGRHGVVV, from the coding sequence ATGCAGGAAGCTATCGAAAACCCGCCAAATTATCGCGAATTGGCGGAGCAAATCAAAGCGTGGGCGCGCGAATTGGGTTTCGCCGACGCTCGCATCGGGCCGGCGACGCTGCCGGACGGGGTCGAGCCGCGCCTCGAAGCCTGGCTGGCCGAGGGCTGCCACGGCGAGATGGCGTATATGGAACAGCACGGCCTGAAGCGCGCGCGGCCGTACGAACTGGTGCCCGGCACCTTGAGCGTCATCAGCGTGCGCATGAACTACTGGCCGGGCGCTGCGCGCGACGCCGAGGCGGTGCTCGGGGATGGCAACGCCGCCTATCTGTCCCGCTACGCGCTGGGCCGCGACTACCACAAGGTGCTGCGCAACCGGCTGCAAGCGTTGGCCGAGCGCGTTGAGGCGGCCATCGGCGGCTATGGATATCGGGTCTTCACCGACAGCGCGCCGGTGATGGAGGTCGAGGCGGCGCAGCAGGCGGGCCTGGGCTGGCGCGGCAAGCATACCTTGCTGATCAACCGCGAGCAGGGCTCGCTGTTCTTCCTCGGCGAGCTGTTCACCGACTTGCCTCTTCCGGCCGATGCGCCGACCGAGGAAGGCCACTGCGGTCGCTGCAAACGGTGCCTCGACGTCTGCCCTACCGGCGCCATCGTCGCGCCGTACAAGGTCGACGCGCGACGCTGCATCTCCTACCTGACGATCGAACTGAAGGGTGCGATCCCAGAGGAGCTGCGCCCGTTGATCGGCAACCGCGTGTACGGCTGCGACGATTGCCAGCTCGTCTGTCCGTGGAACCGCTTCGCGATCGATTCCGCCGAGGCCGACTTCGCGGTGCGCCACGGCCTCGACGACGTCAGCCTCGTCGAGCTGTTCGCGTGGAGCGAGGAGGAGTTCAAGCAAAAGATGGCCGGCAGCCCGATCTATAGAATCGGCTACGAGAAATGGCTGTCGAATCTCGCGATCGGCCTCGGCAATGCACCGACGTCCGACGCGGTAATCGCGGCGCTGAAAACCCGGCTCGACTCCCCGTCGATGCCGGTTTCCGAGCATGTCCGCTGGGCGCTGGGGCGGCACGGCGTCGTGGTATGA
- a CDS encoding N-acetylmuramoyl-L-alanine amidase: MPESTFDPARRRLVGLAAASCLLTVSRVGEAAAPQIVAVRVWPSSTYTRVTLEASESLRFKTTTLANPNRLVIDIDGVELNSLLKDLGGQVAGGDPFIKTARAGQFNADTVRLVLDLKTDVKPQVFTLKPVAEYQHRLVVDLYPTRSQDDPLLALLEDYNKGGAAAAPSRPQKGRAGADRPIVIVLDPGHGGEDPGAVGPSGVREKDVVLKIARELKRLIERERNMKVYLTRDEDVFIPLGVRVAKARRLNADLFVSIHADAFISPTARGSSVFALSEKGATSTAARYLAQTQNDADLIGGVKIATRDRYLAHTLLDLTQTATINDSLKLGKAVLGQIGGLNTLHKNQVEQASFAVLKAPDIPSILVETAFISHPDEEKRLIDPAFQQKMAEAILGGVKHYFSQGAALARL, translated from the coding sequence ATGCCTGAATCGACTTTCGACCCCGCGCGCCGGCGCCTAGTCGGCCTGGCCGCCGCCAGCTGCCTGTTGACGGTCAGCCGCGTCGGCGAGGCCGCCGCCCCGCAGATCGTCGCGGTGCGCGTGTGGCCGTCGTCCACCTACACCCGCGTCACGCTCGAAGCGAGCGAGAGCCTGCGCTTCAAGACGACGACGCTCGCCAACCCGAACCGGCTGGTGATCGATATCGACGGCGTCGAGCTGAACAGCCTGTTGAAGGACCTCGGCGGCCAGGTCGCCGGCGGCGACCCCTTCATCAAGACCGCGCGCGCCGGCCAATTCAACGCCGACACCGTGCGCCTGGTGCTCGACCTGAAGACCGACGTCAAGCCTCAGGTGTTCACGTTGAAACCGGTCGCCGAATACCAGCACCGGCTGGTGGTCGACCTCTACCCGACCCGGTCGCAGGACGACCCGCTGCTGGCTCTGCTCGAGGACTACAACAAGGGCGGCGCCGCCGCCGCGCCTTCCAGGCCGCAGAAGGGCCGCGCCGGCGCCGACCGGCCCATCGTCATCGTGCTCGACCCGGGCCACGGCGGAGAGGACCCCGGTGCGGTCGGCCCGTCCGGCGTGCGCGAAAAGGACGTGGTGCTGAAGATCGCCCGCGAGCTGAAACGGCTGATCGAGCGCGAGCGCAATATGAAGGTCTACCTGACGCGCGACGAGGACGTGTTCATCCCGCTCGGCGTGCGCGTCGCCAAGGCGAGGAGGCTGAACGCCGACCTCTTCGTGTCGATCCACGCCGACGCCTTCATCAGCCCGACCGCGCGCGGCTCGTCGGTGTTCGCGCTGTCGGAAAAGGGGGCGACCAGTACCGCTGCGCGCTACCTCGCGCAGACGCAGAACGACGCCGACCTGATCGGCGGCGTGAAGATCGCCACCCGCGACCGCTACCTCGCGCACACTCTCTTGGACCTCACGCAGACGGCGACGATCAACGACAGCCTCAAGCTCGGCAAGGCGGTGCTCGGCCAGATCGGCGGCCTGAACACGCTGCACAAGAACCAGGTCGAGCAGGCGAGCTTCGCCGTGCTCAAGGCGCCGGACATCCCGTCGATCCTTGTCGAAACGGCCTTCATCAGCCACCCGGACGAGGAAAAGCGCCTGATCGACCCGGCGTTCCAGCAGAAGATGGCCGAGGCCATCCTCGGCGGCGTGAAGCACTACTTCTCGCAGGGCGCGGCACTGGCGCGGCTGTAA
- the zapD gene encoding cell division protein ZapD produces MISFEFPVNERTRSLLRLEQLYRRLAYFVDGEHANEHHSALLTLFELMETASRADLKADLLQELERQKQLLEPLHDNPAIEQHTLDGLLDEIELTTSRLLELTGKFGQHLRENEWLMAIKQRAGIPGGTCQFDLPSYFLWQLKPAEERRADLNRWAAPLMPTAGAARILLKLLRDSGKTHHYLARKGMFQQMSGGKVVQLIRVSFDESLGVLPELSANKYALNIRFVSAVTGEVRARQTDADVDFELTFCKF; encoded by the coding sequence GTGATCAGTTTCGAGTTTCCCGTCAACGAACGCACCCGCAGCCTGCTGCGCCTCGAGCAGTTGTATCGGCGCCTGGCGTATTTCGTCGACGGCGAACATGCCAACGAGCACCACAGCGCCTTGCTGACGCTGTTCGAGTTGATGGAGACGGCGTCGCGCGCCGACCTGAAGGCCGACCTCTTGCAGGAGCTCGAGCGCCAGAAACAGCTGCTCGAACCGCTGCACGACAACCCGGCGATCGAGCAGCACACGCTCGACGGCCTGCTCGACGAGATCGAGCTGACCACGTCGCGGCTGTTGGAGCTGACCGGCAAGTTCGGCCAGCATCTGCGCGAGAACGAGTGGCTGATGGCGATCAAGCAGCGCGCCGGCATCCCCGGCGGCACCTGCCAGTTCGACCTGCCGTCCTACTTCCTGTGGCAGCTGAAACCGGCCGAGGAGCGACGCGCCGACCTGAACCGCTGGGCCGCGCCGTTGATGCCGACCGCCGGCGCCGCGCGCATCCTGCTCAAACTCCTGCGCGACAGCGGCAAGACCCACCATTACCTCGCGCGCAAGGGCATGTTCCAGCAGATGTCGGGCGGCAAGGTGGTGCAGCTGATCCGCGTGTCCTTCGACGAGAGCCTCGGCGTGCTACCCGAGCTGTCGGCCAACAAGTACGCGCTCAACATCCGTTTCGTGTCGGCGGTGACCGGCGAGGTGCGCGCGCGCCAGACCGACGCCGACGTCGACTTCGAGCTGACCTTCTGCAAGTTCTGA
- the yacG gene encoding DNA gyrase inhibitor YacG produces the protein MKASTVRSVNCPSCGKAVEWTPESRYRPFCSERCKLIDLGAWATESFRLRAEETELNEEDLRSLGH, from the coding sequence ATGAAAGCTTCTACCGTGCGCAGCGTCAATTGCCCGAGCTGCGGCAAGGCCGTCGAATGGACGCCCGAAAGCCGCTACCGCCCGTTCTGCAGCGAGCGCTGCAAGCTGATCGACCTCGGCGCTTGGGCGACCGAGTCGTTCCGGCTGCGCGCCGAAGAGACCGAGCTGAACGAAGAAGACCTCCGCTCGCTCGGCCATTGA
- a CDS encoding electron transfer flavoprotein subunit alpha/FixB family protein: MAILLIAEHDNKQLKSATHHAVSAAAKIGGDIHVLVAGQNVAAIAAAAAKIAGVTKVLVADNAAYAHNLAENVAPLVAELARDYGHVFAPATTAGKNLLPRVAALLDVMQLSDVVAVEAADTFVRPIYAGNVLATVKSNDPVKVVTVRTTAFDAALETGSASIEAVAATHDAGVSRFVNAELTVSDRPELTSAKVIVSGGRALGSSEQFHGLLEPLADKLGAAVGASRAAVDAGYAPNDYQVGQTGKVVAPELYVAIGISGAIQHLAGMKDSKVIVAINKDEEAPIFQVADYGIVGDLFTVVPELLKELSK; this comes from the coding sequence ATGGCCATTCTCCTCATCGCCGAACACGACAATAAGCAACTGAAGTCCGCCACCCACCACGCGGTGAGCGCGGCCGCCAAGATCGGCGGCGACATCCACGTGCTGGTCGCCGGCCAGAACGTCGCTGCCATCGCCGCCGCCGCCGCGAAGATCGCTGGTGTGACCAAGGTGCTGGTCGCCGACAACGCCGCCTACGCGCACAACCTCGCCGAGAACGTCGCGCCGCTGGTGGCAGAGCTCGCGCGCGACTACGGCCACGTGTTCGCGCCGGCGACCACCGCCGGCAAGAACCTGCTGCCGCGCGTCGCCGCCTTGCTCGACGTGATGCAGCTGTCCGACGTCGTCGCCGTAGAAGCGGCCGACACCTTCGTGCGCCCGATCTACGCCGGCAACGTGCTGGCGACCGTCAAGTCGAACGACCCGGTCAAGGTCGTCACCGTGCGCACCACCGCGTTCGACGCCGCCTTGGAGACCGGCAGCGCTTCGATCGAAGCGGTAGCCGCCACGCACGACGCCGGCGTCTCGCGTTTCGTGAACGCCGAGCTGACCGTGTCCGACCGCCCCGAGCTGACCTCGGCCAAGGTGATCGTGTCCGGCGGTCGCGCGCTCGGCTCGTCCGAGCAGTTCCACGGCCTGCTCGAACCGCTGGCCGACAAGCTCGGCGCCGCCGTCGGCGCGTCGCGCGCGGCGGTCGATGCCGGCTACGCGCCGAACGACTACCAGGTCGGCCAGACCGGCAAGGTGGTCGCGCCGGAACTGTACGTCGCGATCGGCATCTCGGGCGCGATCCAGCACCTGGCCGGCATGAAGGACTCGAAGGTGATCGTCGCGATCAACAAGGACGAGGAGGCGCCGATCTTCCAGGTGGCCGACTACGGCATCGTCGGCGACCTGTTCACCGTCGTGCCCGAATTGCTGAAAGAGTTGTCGAAGTAA